From one Acidobacteriota bacterium genomic stretch:
- a CDS encoding inositol-3-phosphate synthase → MDSKTLGIAVIGLGGAVGTTMVAGIELLKNGLIDTTGLPLAEVDGGLADYRNIRFAGWDLFGEHLAKAAEEHDVLTHKQFVAVEDNLRAIRPWRAAANKDFLANIDGDNTVTRGSHRSTIDSIRQNLRDFRSECGSVVVINLASTERLADEGNEIFNSLAGFEKALDDDSAEISPAMIYAYASIAEGVPYGNFTPSVSADIPALIEFADKNNVPIAGKDGKTGQTMIKSVLAPAFKTRALKVEGWFSTNILGNRDGFALSNAGSLASKVKTKSSLLDDILGYEVEDHIVDIRYYRPRGDNKEAWDNIDLVGFMGRQMQLKVNFLCKDSILAAPLAIEIARCLDLAHDRGEGGIQEQLSIFFKMPLTRGEKAENALFRQEEMLMRWIGR, encoded by the coding sequence ATGGACAGCAAAACTCTTGGCATTGCAGTGATCGGTCTTGGCGGCGCGGTCGGAACGACGATGGTCGCCGGCATCGAGCTTCTCAAAAATGGTCTCATTGACACGACCGGTCTGCCGCTCGCGGAAGTCGATGGCGGACTCGCGGATTACCGGAATATTCGATTCGCCGGTTGGGATCTTTTCGGCGAGCATCTCGCCAAGGCCGCCGAAGAACACGATGTCCTGACGCACAAGCAATTCGTCGCGGTCGAAGACAACCTTCGGGCGATCAGACCCTGGCGCGCGGCGGCGAACAAGGACTTTCTTGCGAATATCGACGGCGACAACACGGTGACGCGAGGTTCGCACCGGTCAACGATCGACTCCATCCGTCAGAATCTGCGCGATTTCAGATCCGAATGCGGCAGTGTCGTCGTCATCAACCTCGCTTCGACCGAACGACTTGCCGACGAGGGCAACGAGATCTTCAATTCGTTGGCGGGATTTGAAAAGGCGCTCGACGACGATTCTGCCGAGATCAGTCCGGCGATGATCTATGCCTATGCCTCGATCGCTGAAGGCGTTCCGTACGGCAACTTCACGCCGTCGGTGTCTGCAGACATTCCGGCGCTCATCGAGTTTGCTGACAAGAACAACGTTCCGATCGCCGGAAAGGACGGCAAAACAGGGCAGACGATGATCAAGAGCGTCCTCGCGCCGGCGTTCAAAACGCGCGCCCTGAAGGTCGAAGGATGGTTTTCGACGAACATTCTTGGCAATCGCGACGGTTTCGCGCTTTCGAACGCGGGGTCGCTCGCGTCGAAAGTGAAGACCAAGAGTTCCCTGCTCGACGATATTCTCGGTTACGAGGTCGAGGATCACATCGTCGACATTCGATACTATCGTCCGCGCGGCGACAACAAGGAAGCCTGGGACAATATCGATCTCGTCGGCTTTATGGGCCGCCAAATGCAGCTCAAGGTCAATTTCCTCTGCAAGGATTCGATCCTCGCCGCGCCTTTGGCGATCGAGATCGCGCGCTGTCTCGATCTTGCGCACGATCGGGGCGAAGGCGGCATACAGGAACAGCTTTCGATCTTTTTCAAAATGCCCTTGACGCGCGGTGAGAAAGCGGAGAACGCCTTGTTCAGGCAAGAGGAGATGTTGATGCGCTGGATCGGTCGTTAA
- a CDS encoding DMT family transporter codes for MSDESNKTDHYAIAALLLTQLMFGTATVLGKFALLAFPPFALVGFRVGGAALAFFVLQRLRGTLRLDERSHYLHFAFFAFVGIALNQLLFFKGLSLTKAANTSLLSVTIPIFTIAISVLIGNDRLTWRKVAGISVAAVGVVYLIDPSRASFSSETTQGDILIVLNSLCYAFYVAISKKLISHYGALKSIVWLFIFGSIVTTPIGLFSLSGVDLGSVSGASWGFAAALVIFPTILAYYFSAFSISRVEPSVVAVYVYLQPLIGFVSAIIFLDEHFSIRLFVASILVFVGVYLVTRKTEATGAV; via the coding sequence ATGTCTGACGAATCAAACAAAACGGATCATTACGCGATCGCCGCGTTGTTGCTGACGCAGTTGATGTTCGGAACGGCGACAGTGCTCGGGAAATTCGCGCTGCTTGCTTTTCCGCCGTTCGCGCTGGTCGGCTTCCGCGTCGGCGGTGCGGCGCTTGCGTTCTTCGTCCTTCAACGGCTTCGAGGGACGCTGCGGCTCGACGAACGTTCGCATTATCTGCATTTCGCCTTTTTTGCGTTCGTCGGGATCGCGCTCAACCAATTGCTGTTCTTCAAGGGACTCTCGCTGACGAAAGCCGCAAACACCTCACTGCTTTCGGTGACGATTCCGATTTTCACGATCGCGATCAGTGTTTTGATCGGCAACGACCGGTTGACGTGGCGCAAAGTCGCAGGTATTTCAGTGGCGGCCGTCGGCGTCGTTTACCTCATTGATCCGAGTCGCGCGAGTTTTTCGTCCGAAACGACGCAGGGCGATATCCTGATCGTGCTCAACAGTCTCTGCTATGCGTTCTATGTCGCGATCTCGAAAAAGCTCATCTCTCACTATGGGGCATTGAAATCGATCGTCTGGCTCTTCATTTTCGGCAGTATCGTGACGACGCCGATCGGGCTTTTCTCATTGTCGGGTGTCGATCTCGGATCCGTTTCCGGCGCGTCTTGGGGGTTCGCCGCCGCGCTCGTGATCTTCCCGACGATCCTTGCCTATTATTTCAGCGCCTTTTCGATCTCGCGCGTCGAACCGTCGGTGGTTGCTGTCTATGTTTATCTTCAGCCGCTCATCGGATTCGTTTCGGCGATCATCTTCCTTGACGAACATTTTTCGATTCGCCTTTTCGTGGCGTCGATCCTCGTTTTCGTCGGCGTTTATCTCGTGACTCGAAAAACCGAGGCGACCGGCGCCGTTTGA
- a CDS encoding DUF1203 domain-containing protein — protein MNFKFEPISVDVARSVRDEKISPQYSHPAFTEIATGYGPCRHCLRKFEEGTEERILFTYNAFEGLLDIPLPGPVFIHLRDCKRYSTDGFPPELIDLPLLFESYTADGTIASTVAIDAAAPEDQIAELLADDSTRFINIRNAEAGCHVANIFRK, from the coding sequence ATGAATTTCAAATTCGAGCCCATAAGCGTGGATGTCGCCCGTTCGGTCCGCGACGAAAAGATCTCGCCGCAGTACAGTCATCCCGCGTTCACGGAGATCGCCACCGGTTACGGTCCGTGCCGGCATTGCTTGCGAAAGTTCGAAGAGGGAACCGAGGAACGAATACTGTTTACCTACAATGCGTTCGAGGGATTGCTCGACATCCCGCTTCCTGGCCCGGTTTTTATCCATCTCCGCGATTGCAAACGCTATTCGACGGATGGCTTCCCGCCGGAACTAATTGATCTGCCGCTGCTTTTTGAAAGTTACACTGCGGACGGAACGATCGCCTCGACCGTCGCGATCGATGCCGCGGCACCGGAAGATCAGATCGCCGAACTGCTCGCGGATGATTCGACCCGGTTCATCAACATCCGAAACGCCGAGGCAGGTTGTCACGTCGCGAATATCTTTCGAAAATGA
- a CDS encoding RHS repeat-associated core domain-containing protein encodes MKSAEEKIGTSTNWKQTFDYDRFGNRTFDAANTTTISVSNTVTNPSASTSTNRLNGHTYDPAGNLTVDAENRRFVYDAENHQTKLFGPANNSETPDAIYQYDGEGRRVRKISSTETTVFVYDGSGQLVAEYTAWATADPAPAAQVSYLTADHLGSPRVVTNQNGEVIRRTDWMAFGEEVEFNKRTSGLGYDEVPETRKGYTGYEKDEESGLDFAQARYYNPKHGRFTSVDPLTASANVKNPQTFNRYSYVLNSPYKFTDPLGLIPGFVNNSGGSYCSAAASNCDFGGHLDGSWFDESAPTPDSQGVEGFNETHTGIFRYVSQSTEKMLGKAVIIDGRTAFIEINWNAAYGYYKIGDVEIDASQRRGPVEYKIVDSEGNEIKAASKDDKKLVKGQISDLKERVKKAGKAANLDNRSNCHGNTFANGEVWIAPEAISGKNADKLVQLGFRELESNETPREGDIGLYEKNGAYEHSVRYQNETTVQSKNGLNPLNSNAKAGVGPGTAWESSATLAVWTKRSRQKK; translated from the coding sequence TTGAAATCGGCCGAAGAAAAGATCGGGACCTCGACCAACTGGAAGCAGACGTTCGACTATGACCGGTTCGGGAACAGAACGTTCGACGCCGCCAACACGACGACGATTTCGGTTTCAAACACGGTCACCAATCCTTCGGCGAGCACTTCGACTAACCGGCTCAACGGCCATACTTACGATCCCGCCGGAAACCTCACCGTCGATGCCGAGAACCGGCGGTTCGTCTACGACGCCGAAAACCATCAGACAAAGCTTTTCGGACCGGCGAACAACTCGGAAACGCCCGACGCCATCTATCAATACGACGGCGAGGGACGCAGGGTCAGGAAGATTTCATCGACCGAGACGACCGTGTTCGTTTATGATGGAAGCGGGCAACTTGTGGCGGAATACACCGCGTGGGCAACTGCCGATCCGGCCCCGGCGGCGCAGGTAAGTTATTTGACAGCAGATCATCTGGGCAGCCCGCGGGTGGTGACAAACCAGAACGGCGAGGTGATCAGACGAACCGACTGGATGGCATTCGGCGAAGAGGTCGAGTTCAACAAACGCACCTCGGGCCTCGGCTACGACGAGGTTCCCGAGACTCGGAAAGGCTATACGGGTTATGAGAAGGACGAAGAATCGGGCCTCGATTTCGCCCAGGCGAGATACTACAACCCGAAACACGGCCGCTTCACCTCGGTCGACCCGCTGACGGCCTCGGCCAACGTCAAGAACCCGCAGACGTTCAACCGCTATTCTTACGTCCTCAATTCGCCGTACAAGTTCACCGATCCGCTTGGATTGATACCCGGATTTGTCAACAATTCCGGCGGAAGCTATTGTTCGGCGGCCGCCTCGAATTGCGATTTCGGCGGACACCTCGATGGTTCGTGGTTCGACGAGTCAGCGCCGACTCCAGACAGCCAGGGGGTCGAGGGATTTAATGAGACACACACTGGTATTTTTCGTTACGTTAGTCAATCGACGGAGAAAATGCTCGGAAAGGCGGTCATTATCGATGGGAGAACTGCCTTTATTGAAATCAATTGGAATGCTGCTTATGGCTACTACAAAATTGGCGACGTAGAAATTGACGCATCACAGCGTCGCGGCCCAGTTGAGTATAAGATCGTTGACAGCGAGGGTAATGAGATCAAAGCAGCGTCCAAAGATGATAAGAAGCTTGTGAAGGGTCAGATTTCTGATCTAAAGGAACGGGTTAAGAAAGCTGGCAAGGCAGCCAATCTCGATAACCGATCAAATTGTCATGGAAATACCTTTGCTAATGGGGAAGTATGGATTGCCCCGGAGGCGATTAGTGGAAAGAATGCCGATAAGCTCGTCCAGCTTGGGTTCCGTGAGCTTGAATCCAATGAGACTCCTCGCGAAGGTGATATTGGACTCTATGAAAAGAACGGTGCATACGAACACAGCGTGCGGTATCAGAATGAAACCACTGTACAATCGAAGAATGGGCTGAATCCGTTAAACTCAAATGCAAAGGCGGGTGTCGGGCCCGGAACAGCTTGGGAATCAAGTGCTACGCTAGCCGTTTGGACAAAGAGATCTAGACAAAAAAAATAG
- the ada gene encoding bifunctional DNA-binding transcriptional regulator/O6-methylguanine-DNA methyltransferase Ada, producing MENEIRWMAVKTNDGRFDGAFVYGVRSTGIYCRPSCSSRLPKRENVEFFSDAANAESRGFRACLRCRPALEAPSPQVAKVIEAAERIESEETISLDSLAAEAGMSSAHFQKLFKELVGVSPKKFAEAKRLERFKKGLRDGSGVTGAMYDAGFGSSSRLYEKAAEKLGMTPKTYARKGKDMKIEYTVADCNLGKILVARTEKGVCAVAFGDEESKLLADLVAEFGNAEISPAGDRLRETVDAVLANLSGSNRSIDLPLDLRATAFQMRVWDELRKVPYGETVSYQQIAERLGNRNAVRAVARACATNRVALVIPCHRVVRSDGELSGYRWGAARKSLILRNEKEYSK from the coding sequence ATGGAAAACGAGATCCGCTGGATGGCGGTCAAAACAAACGATGGACGATTCGACGGCGCGTTCGTTTATGGGGTCCGGTCGACCGGGATCTATTGCCGGCCGTCCTGTTCCTCGCGTCTGCCGAAGCGGGAGAACGTCGAGTTTTTCAGCGACGCCGCGAACGCCGAATCAAGGGGATTCCGCGCTTGTCTCCGGTGCCGGCCAGCGTTGGAAGCGCCTTCGCCCCAGGTCGCCAAGGTGATCGAAGCGGCGGAACGCATCGAATCGGAAGAAACGATCTCACTTGATTCGCTCGCCGCCGAGGCCGGAATGAGTTCGGCGCATTTTCAGAAACTCTTCAAGGAACTGGTCGGAGTCTCGCCGAAGAAGTTCGCCGAAGCGAAACGGCTGGAACGGTTCAAGAAAGGCCTGCGCGACGGCAGCGGCGTGACCGGTGCGATGTACGACGCCGGATTCGGTTCGAGCAGCCGGCTCTATGAGAAGGCCGCGGAAAAACTTGGGATGACGCCGAAGACTTACGCGAGAAAAGGCAAAGATATGAAGATCGAGTACACGGTTGCGGATTGCAACCTCGGAAAAATACTGGTCGCGCGGACCGAAAAAGGCGTCTGTGCGGTGGCTTTCGGCGACGAAGAATCAAAGCTGCTCGCGGACCTGGTTGCCGAATTCGGCAACGCGGAGATAAGCCCGGCGGGCGACCGATTGCGCGAAACGGTCGACGCGGTCCTCGCAAACCTTTCCGGTTCGAACCGCTCGATCGACCTGCCGCTCGATCTGCGCGCGACGGCGTTCCAGATGCGCGTCTGGGACGAGCTGCGGAAGGTCCCGTATGGCGAAACCGTTTCGTATCAGCAGATCGCCGAGCGACTCGGCAACCGCAACGCCGTTCGCGCGGTCGCGCGAGCATGCGCGACGAATCGCGTGGCGTTGGTCATCCCTTGCCACCGCGTGGTTCGTTCGGACGGCGAACTGAGCGGCTATCGTTGGGGCGCGGCGCGAAAGAGCTTGATACTTCGAAACGAGAAGGAGTATTCGAAATGA
- a CDS encoding tetratricopeptide repeat protein, with amino-acid sequence MRIVFLLVLVIAPILSALAQGCSETAKIVPPAITEAARKVYEAKQAEAEAEVARNPKNADAHVWLGRRTAYLGRYREAIGIFTRGAEMFPKDARFLRHRGHRLITLRCFDDAVRDLESAAKLVKGKPDEIEPDGLPNARNTPTSTLQSNIFYHLGLAFYLKGDFKRALKAYRKCVAVSTNPDMLVAAKHWEYMTLRRLGRVREAERSVVGIGDALDIIENDDYYKMVKLYQGKIPADELARSMSADADSLGSASLGYGLGNWYHYIGETEKGIRIFRMVIAGNQWASFGYTASEAELARPVTKSKRR; translated from the coding sequence ATGCGAATTGTCTTTCTGCTTGTGCTCGTAATCGCGCCGATCTTGTCGGCGCTCGCGCAGGGGTGCTCCGAAACGGCGAAGATCGTTCCGCCGGCGATCACCGAGGCCGCCCGAAAGGTTTACGAAGCAAAGCAAGCGGAGGCCGAAGCCGAAGTCGCGCGAAACCCGAAAAATGCCGACGCACACGTTTGGCTCGGTCGGCGGACAGCGTATCTCGGGCGATATCGCGAGGCGATCGGAATCTTCACGCGCGGCGCTGAAATGTTTCCGAAGGACGCGCGTTTCCTTCGTCATCGCGGACATCGTCTGATCACGCTTCGATGTTTTGACGATGCGGTCCGCGATCTTGAATCTGCGGCGAAGCTCGTCAAAGGAAAGCCGGACGAGATCGAGCCCGACGGATTGCCCAACGCGCGTAACACCCCGACCTCGACGCTCCAGTCGAACATCTTTTACCACCTCGGGCTCGCCTTTTATCTCAAGGGTGACTTCAAAAGGGCGCTGAAAGCGTACCGGAAATGCGTCGCGGTTTCGACAAACCCCGACATGCTTGTTGCAGCCAAGCACTGGGAGTATATGACGCTCCGGCGTCTTGGTCGGGTGCGCGAGGCCGAACGTTCGGTCGTCGGCATCGGTGACGCTCTCGACATCATCGAGAACGATGACTACTACAAAATGGTCAAGCTTTATCAGGGAAAGATCCCAGCCGACGAACTGGCGCGTTCAATGAGTGCGGACGCTGACAGTCTCGGCAGTGCGTCGCTCGGGTACGGACTCGGGAATTGGTATCACTATATCGGCGAGACGGAAAAAGGGATTCGAATCTTCCGGATGGTCATCGCCGGCAACCAGTGGGCGAGTTTCGGCTACACCGCTTCGGAGGCGGAACTCGCAAGACCGGTGACGAAAAGCAAACGCCGATGA